In Rattus norvegicus strain BN/NHsdMcwi chromosome 3, GRCr8, whole genome shotgun sequence, a genomic segment contains:
- the Lcn10 gene encoding epididymal-specific lipocalin-10 precursor (The RefSeq protein has 1 substitution compared to this genomic sequence), which yields MKLETALAIALVLAVASWTQEFFPKETQTLNWSKFSGFWYILAIATDTQGFLPARDKRKLGASVVKVHKTGQIRVVIAFSRPRGCQSREVTLKKDRKRPVFRNALRGVKGFHVLSTDYTYGLVYLRLGRAGSNYKSLLLFNRQNISSFLSLREFLDTCHILQLTKQATILPKDDSCAHTILP from the exons ATGAAGCTGGAGACGGCCCTGGCCATAGCCCTAGTCCTGGCTGTGGCATCTTGGACACAGGAGTTTTTCCCTAAGGAGGCCCAGACCCTCAACTGGAGCAAG TTTTCAGGCTTCTGGTACATTCTTGCCATCGCCACAGACACCCAGGGGTTCCTACCGGCTAGAGACAAGAGGAAGCTGGGGGCATCTGTGGTCAAGGTGCACAAAACAGGCCAGATCAGGGTGGTCATCGCCTTCAGCCG GCCTCGGGGATGCCAGTCCAGGGAGgtgactctgaagaaagacaggaagagaccTGTGTTCAGGAATGCCC TCAGGGGGGTAAAGGGCTTCCATGTGCTGTCCACTGACTACACCTACGGCCTGGTATACCTCCGCCTGGGGCGTGCAGGCAGcaactacaagagcctgctgctttTCA acagacagaacatCTCTAGCTTCCTGAGTCTGCGAGAATTCCTGGACACCTGTCATATTCTACAGCTCACTAAGCAGGCCACCATCCTTCCGAAAGACG ATTCCTGTGCACACACGATCCTGCCTTGA
- the Lcn6 gene encoding epididymal-specific lipocalin-6 precursor, whose amino-acid sequence MRVVLLIAALLALVSMAWLQAVWLGRLDPKQLLGPWYILAVASRAKDFMVEKDMRNVEGVVVTLTPDNRLRVQSSRHGPDGCHQSIVELLKQDSRWVFENPSLGILDYRVLGTNFKDYAVIFTQLEFGDEVFNTVELYSRTEIASHQAMKLFTKWSQGLGFLSQQQAQLQKDFTCAHKILQ is encoded by the exons ATGAGGGTGGTTCTTCTGATTGCTGCTCTTCTTGCTTTGGTCTCTATGGCCTGGCTGCAGGCAGTGTGGCTGGGAAGGCTGGACCCTAAGCAG CTCCTCGGGCCCTGGTACATCCTGGCCGTGGCCTCCCGTGCAAAGGACTTCATGGTGGAGAAGGACATGAGGAATGTAGAAGGTGTCGTGGTGACTCTTACTCCAGATAACAGATTGAGAGTTCAGTCCTCTCGGCATGG GCCAGATGGGTGTCATCAGAGCATCGTGGAGCTGCTGAAGCAAGATTCCCGATGGGTGTTTGAGAATCCCT CTCTGGGAATATTGGATTATCGGGTACTGGGCACTAACTTCAAAGACTATGCTGTCATCTTCACACAGCTGGAATTTGGGGATGAGGTCTTCAACACAGTGGAGTTGTACA GTCGGACAGAGATAGCCAGCCATCAGGCCATGAAGCTGTTCACCAAATGGAGCCAGGGTTTGGGCTTCTTGTCTCAACAGCAGGCCCAGCTGCAGAAGGACT TCACTTGTGCACACAAGATCCTCCAG TGA